The Flaviramulus sp. BrNp1-15 genome includes the window AGTCAAAACTGTAAACTGTGAAACCGTGACTCTTTACTGAATCGTGGAGAATATCGGAGTCGAACCGATGACCTCCTGCGTGCAAGGCAGGCGCTCTAGCCAGCTGAGCTAATCCCCCGTTTTTTTAGTGAACAGTCTTCAGTTAACAGTTAACAGTAACTAAATTCTGCAACGTTAACTCGGGTTGCTCTACTTCTAAAATTTCCTTTTCAATTTGTAATGAACGTCTAAGTGATTTAATCATTAAATCAAGCTTAGCTTGTAGTCTCAGGCAGACTCGAACTGCCGACCTCTACATTATCAGTGTAGCGCTCTAACCAGCTGAGCTATGAGACTGTTTATAGTCGTCAGTTTTCAGTTTTCAGCAATATTAATCACTGAGCACCGTTTTCTGGTGACTTTATTTTTAAATTAACAGCTAATAGAGAATAAACTATTTCTTGTAATAGTTTTATGATACTTTTTAGTCGTCTTTCTCTAGAAAGGAGGTGTTCCAGCCGCACCTTCCGGTACGGCTACCTTGTTACGACTTAGCCCTAGTTACCGATTTTACCCTAGGCCGCTCCTTACGGTGACGGACTTCAGGCACTCCCAGCTTCCATGGCTTGACGGGCGGTGTGTACAAGGCCCGGGAACGTATTCACCGCATCATGGCTGATATGCGATTACTAGCGATTCCAGCTTCACGGAGTCGAGTTGCAGACTCCGATCCGAACTGTGATAGGGTTTATAGATTCGCTCCTGGTCACCCAGTGGCTGCTCTCTGTCCCTACCATTGTAGCACGTGTGTAGCCCAGGACGTAAGGGCCGTGATGATTTGACGTCATCCCCACCTTCCTCACAGTTTGCACTGGCAGTCTTGTTAGAGTTCCCATCTTTACATGCTGGCAACTAACAACAGGGGTTGCGCTCGTTATAGGACTTAACCTGACACCTCACGGCACGAGCTGACGACAACCATGCAGCACCTTGTAAAGTGTCCGAAGAAAAATCTATCTCTAGACCTGTCACTCTACATTTAAGCCCTGGTAAGGTTCCTCGCGTATCATCGAATTAAACCACATGCTCCACCGCTTGTGCGGGCCCCCGTCAATTCCTTTGAGTTTCATTCTTGCGAACGTACTCCCCAGGTGGGATACTTATCACTTTCGCTTAGCCACTCAACCGAAGTCGAACAGCTAGTATCCATCGTTTACGGCGTAGACTACCGGGGTATCTAATCCCGTTCGCTACCTACGCTTTCGTCCATCAGTGTCAATATATTATTAGTAATCTGCCTTCGCAATTGGTATTCTATGTAATATCTATGCATTTCACCGCTACACTACATATTCTAACTACTTCATAATAATTCAAGATAACCAGTATCAAAGGCAATTCTACAGTTGAGCTGCAGACTTTCACCTCTGACTTAATTATCCACCTACGGACCCTTTAAACCCAATGATTCCGGATAACGCTTGGATCCTCCGTATTACCGCGGCTGCTGGCACGGAGTTAGCCGATCCTTATTCTTACAGTACCGTCAAGCTCCCTGCGCGAGGGAGTGTTTCTTCCTGTATAAAAGCAGTTTACAACCCATAGGGCAGTCTTCCTGCACGCGGCATGGCTGGATCAGAGTTGCCTCCATTGTCCAATATTCCTCACTGCTGCCTCCCGTAGGAGTCTGGTCCGTGTCTCAGTACCAGTGTGGGGGATCCCCCTCTCAGGGCCCCTACCTATCGTTGCCATGGTGTGCCGTTACCACACCATCTAGCTAATAGGACGCATACTCATCTTCTGCCGTTACCTTTAATATCATCCTCATGAGAGAGCGATATACTATGAGGTATTAATCCAAATTTCTCTGGGCTATCCCTCAGCAAAAGGTAGATTGTATACGCGTTACGCACCCGTGCGCCGGTCGTCAGCAAAGAAGCAAGCTTCTCTCTGTTACCCCTCGACTTGCATGTGTTAGGCCTGCCGCTAGCGTTCATCCTGAGCCAGGATCAAACTCTTCATCGTTAATTTGTATGTGTTACTAATATCTATAAGACATGGCAACAACTTTAACAACTAATCAGAATCTCTAGTACTCAAAATGGTCTATTCTCTTTGTTGAAATTAATCGTTTCCAATTAATTTCTTACGCTGTCAATTCAATATGTTTATGAACTTGTTTCTTCTTTTCTTATCTCGTTTCCTCGTTAAGCGGGTGCAAATATAAAACCCTTTTTTCTTACCCACAATACTTTTTTAATCTTTTTTTGAAAAAAATTTTAAACCCTTATTTTTTAGACCTTTGCCATTGCAAAAAATCTTACCTTTAAAAGTTTAACTGATGATAACACCTAATCTTTTCCCTTTCTATTAAATAAGTTTTATGAACGTCGCCTAACAAACTACTACCCGTTTTAGCGGCTGCAAACATACAACCCTTTTTCCTTTCTGCACAAACTTTTTTAATCTTTTTTTTGCCTTTTTTTTTCACCCCCTTTAACACTCTTATTACCTGTTATTTATAACACAAATTTTTTTTGAATCTTTTGCTTTATTAATAAACCTCTTTATATTCCTTTTGCTTTTAGCTCTAATAAAACTCCGTGCTGATTGATTCAATACTCTATCTTTAATATATATGGTACAACTTTTTATTCCTATGCTTCGCGTTAGGGATAGCAATGACATCCTTTTTTCGAAGCTTTTAATATCAGAATTTGTATTTTAAAAACAATAGTAATTAAACAACGAGATCCCGAAACAAGTTCGGGACTGCTTCGCAGAAAGATATAATGAATAGCACGACCCAGAAGGGAAACGCACAACTTCTCGATACTATTCCGATTAAAAAATCGGAATTACTCGAAGTGATATTATATTCAATATTATATTGTGTGGGTTTGTTTATACTATTATCTTTGCAGCCTGAATTTAAATTATTTTAATGATACATATAACATTACCTGATGGCAGTGTGAAAACGTTTGATGAAGGCGTTACACCTATGGATGTTGCTAAGAGCATAAGTGAAGGATTTGCACGAAATGTAATTTCGGCAAATTTTAATGGTACAACTATTGAAACTGTTACTCCTTTAACCACAGATGGCTCGTTAGTTTTATATACATGGAGAGATGATGCTGGTAAAACTGCTTTTTGGCATAGTAGTGCTCACGTATTAGCTCAAGCTATTGAGGAGCTATATCCTGGTGCTAAACTTACTATTGGTCCGGCTATTGAAAACGGATTTTATTATGATGTAGATTTTGGTGAACATTCTGTATCTGAAAAAGATTTTAAAGCCATTGAAAACAAAATGCTTGAGATTGCTCGTGGAAAACATGATTTTAAAATGCGTTCTGCCAGTAAAGCTGAAGCTTTAGAATTATATAAAAATAACAAGTTTAAAACTGAGTTAATTGAAAACCTAGAAGATGGCACTATTACATTTTGTGACCATTCTTCTTTTACAGATTTATGTCGTGGCGGTCACATACCAAATACTGGAATAATTAAAGCTGTAAAAGTTTTAAGTGTTGCTGGTGCGTATTGGAGAGGTGATGAAAACAAACCACAGCTTACTCGTGTTTATGGAATATCGTTTCCTAAACAAAAAGAGTTGACTGAATATTTAGAATTACTTGAAGAGGCTAAAAAACGTGACCATAGAAAACTTGGTAAAGAACTAGAACTTTTTACTTTTTCTCAAAAAGTTGGTCAAGGTTTACCTTTATGGTTACCTAAAGGTGCTGCTTTAAGAGAGCGTTTAGAAAATTTCTTGAAAGCTGCACAAAAGAAAGCTGGCTACGAAATGGTTGTAACACCTCATATTGGACAAAAAGAATTGTACGTTACTTCTGGACACTATGCTAAATATGGTGAAGATAGTTTTCAACCTATTCACACTCCTAAGGAAGATGAGGAATTTTTATTAAAACCTATGAACTGTCCTCACCATTGTGAGATTTATAAAAGCAGTCAATGGAGTTATAAAGATTTACCTAAGCGTTTTGCTGAATTTGGTACTGTATATAGATATGAACAAAGTGGCGAACTTCATGGTTTAACTCGCGTTAGAGGTTTTACACAAGATGATGCGCATTTATTTTGTACTCCAGATCAGCTTGATAAAGAGTTTAAAGATGTTATTGATTTAGTTCTTTATGTATTTGGTTCTTTAGGTTTTGAAAACTTTACTGCACAGGTTTCTGTAAGGGATCCTGAAAATCCCGACAAGTATATTGGAGATGTTGCAAATTGGGAAAAAGCAGAACAAGCTATTATTAATGCAGCAAATGATAAAGGTTTAGATTATGTAATTGAAACCGGAGAAGCTGCTTTTTACGGTCCTAAGCTAGACTTTATGGTTAAAGACGCATTAGGTAGACGTTGGCAGCTTGGAACAATACAAGTTGATTACAATTTACCTGAACGTTTTGAATTAACTTATAAAGGTAGTGATAATGAATTGCACAGACCTATTATGATACACCGTGCTCCTTTTGGAAGTATGGAACGTTTTGTAGCATTATTATTAGAACACACAGGAGGTAATTTTCCGTTATGGCTTATGCCAACACAAGCTATTATTTTGTCAATTAGTGAGAAATATGAAAAATACTCTGAAAAAGTTTTAAATTTGCTAGAAAATGACGAAATTCGCGCCCTCGTAGACCATAGAAATGAGACTATAGGGAAGAAAATTAGAGAAGCCGAAATGCAGAAACACCCCTATATGATTATCATTGGGGAGCAAGAAGAACAAGAAGGTAAAATTACTGTGCGTCAACACGGTGGAGCAGATTTAGGCATGATTTCTGTAGAAGCTTTCTCTGAAATAATAAAAGAAGAAATTAAAAAAACGTTAAAATCGTTTTAACAAAATATAAGTTTAATTTAAAACCATAACGCCATAGCAATTAGAAGAAGACAACAACCTAGAAGGGTTTCACAAGAGGATAAACACAAAATAAACTCTAAAATTACTGCACAAAAACTGCGTCTTGTTGGAGACAACGTAGAAATTGGTATTTATACCAAAGGAGATGCTTTAAGAATAGCAGATGAACAAGGTTTAGATCTTGTAGAGATTTCACCAAATGCAGATCCTCCTGTTTGCAAGGTTATGGACTATAAAAAGTTTCTTTATGAGCAAAAGAAACGTGATAAAGCTTTAAAAGCGAAAGCAACTAAAGTAACAATCAAAGAAATTCGTTTTGGTCCTCAAACAGATGATCATGATTATGAATTTAAAAAGAAACATGCTGTAAAGTTTTTAAAAGAAGGCGCAAAGCTTAAGGCTTTTGTTTTCTTTAAAGGACGATCAATTATATTCAAAGAGCAAGGTCAAATCTTATTATTAAGATTAGCACAAGATCTTGAAGAATATGGAAAAGTAGAGCAAATGCCTCGATTAGAGGGAAAACGTATGACTATGTTTATTGCTCCCAAAAAATAAAATTTCTGAGAATTTCAGAATTAAAGATAATTAAGCGAAATAATTAAAAACTAGGAGAAAATGCCTAAAATGAAAACAAAATCTAGTGCCAAAAAACGTTTTAAGTTAACAGGTACTGGTAAAATTAAAAGAAAGCACGCTTTTAAAAGTCACATCTTAACAAAGAAGTCTAAAAAGCGTAAGCTAGCGTTAACTCATGATACATTAGTACATAAGGCTGACGAAGATAATATTAAAACAATGTTACGTTTAAAGTAACCCTGTTTTAATCGGTTAAAACAAATTATAAACCCTGGAGTTAGGCAAATATAAAAGTGTTAAATAATTAACCGCCTACTACAAAAAACAATTAAAATTATGCCAAGATCAGTAAATTCTGTAGCAAAAAGAGCCAGAAGAAAAAAGGTTCTAAAACAAGCAAAAGGTTACTTTGGACGTCGTAAAAACGTTTGGACAGTAGCAAAAAATGCGGTTGACAAAGCGATGCAATATTCGTACAGAGACCGTAGAAACAAAAAAAGAACATTCCGTGCTTTATGGATTACGCGTATTAACGCTGGAGCCAGAGAACATGGTTTATCTTATTCTCAATTTATGGGGAAATTAAAAGCTAATGATATTGAATTAAACCGTAAGGTTTTAGCAGATTTAGCTATGAATAACCCTGAGGCTTTTAAAGCTGTTATTGATAAAGTAAAATAAGGCTTTTTGCCTATTGTAAAACATATTATTCGCTTAATGAAAAGTCCGACTCTTTTGAGTTGGACTTTTTTATTTACTTAATATTATAGAAACATTTATTAACTTAAGTAATATTAAATTAGCAAATTAAAATAAGCATATGGATTTATCCCAAATCAAATTAGTGGTCACAGATATGGATGGCACATTACTTAACTCTAACCATGAAGTTAGCACTTTATTTTTTGATTTATTTAAAGAATTAAAAAAGCACAACATTAAATTTGTTGCAGCAAGTGGAAGACCATACTACAGCATTATAGACAAATTAAATTCTATAAAAGATGATATTATTGTTGTTGCTGAAAACGGAGGCATAGTAATGAAACAAAATGAACTTCTATTATCAACACCTATAAGAAAAGATGGTTTATTTGAAGTCGAATCTTTAATTGATACTAATAACGATATTCATCCTATTTTTTGCACAAAATCTAAAGCTTATTTTAATCATAGTTCTAGTGTTAATGGCTATATAAAATCATTAACAGAATATTACCCAAACTATTCTATTATTAAAAGCATAAAAGAAATTAACGAAGACATTTTAAAAATTGCATTATACCATTCTGTAGATTCTGAAAAATATATCTATCCTCATTTTAAACATTTAGAACCCAATTATAAAGTTAAAATATCTGGTAAACATTGGGTAGACCTATCTGATGATTTAGCAAATAAAGGTCATGCTTTAAGTTTGCTACAAAAAACTTTAAATATATCTCATGATGAAACTCTGGTTTTTGGAGATTATAATAATGATATTGAAATGTTAAAACTCGCAACTCATAGTTATGCCATGGAAAACGCACATAACAATGTTAAAGAAGTTGCCAACTACACAACCAAAAGTAATGATAACTTTGGAGTTGAAATTATATTAGAAAAACTTTTAAAAGCCAAAAATTAATTACCAAAAGCAGTAATAACTATACTTCTTGAACCACCATAATCTCTGTGTTCACATAAATAAACACCTTGCCAAATACCTAAGTTTGGGTTTCCATTGGTAATTGGCATTTGTACAGAAGCCCCAAGTAAAGATGCTTTAATATGCGCTGGCATATCATCAGAACCTTCATAGGTATGTTGGTAATACGGCGCATTTTCTGGCACCATTTTATCAAAATGACTTTCAAAATCTGTTCTTATAGTATAATCGGCATTTTCATTAATAGTTAAACTAGCCGAAGTATGCTTGATAAATACTTGTAACTGACCAATATTAATTTGTTTAATTTCTGGAATAGCCTCTAAAATAGACTCTGTAATTAAATGAAAGCCTCTTTTGTAGGGTTTCAATTTTATTTCTTTTTGAAAAAAATTCATGCTTAAATTTATAAAATTCTAGAATTTATACGCAACCATTTTAATTTATTTTCATCTAAAAGATATGAACTAATTTTTAGAAATATGAAAAACTATTTAATACTAGTACTTACTTGTTTTATTGCTTTTACTAATTGTTCTGATAATGATGCACCTGCTCCTGTTAAAATAGTAGAGATTTACTGGAGTTTAACAAACGTTAGTGGTGGAATTACTGGAACCGATGAAGACTTTCCTTTAAATACGATTAAATGGAGATTCGACGAAGTAAATAATATTTTAAATGTTGAAAATGATAATACAGATGACACAAAACCTGATGGGTTAGATTCTGGTGATTATGATTATTCTGTTTTAACCGAAAACAACCAAACTTTTCTTGTTATAGATTCTAATGAAATAGGGCGTTTTACGGTAACGCAAACACAACTTATTATTGATGAAAATGATACATCTGTTGGAACTGGTGCAGATGGCTATGTTTACACATTTTCTAAAGTTACAATTGTAGAATAGC containing:
- the thrS gene encoding threonine--tRNA ligase; translation: MIHITLPDGSVKTFDEGVTPMDVAKSISEGFARNVISANFNGTTIETVTPLTTDGSLVLYTWRDDAGKTAFWHSSAHVLAQAIEELYPGAKLTIGPAIENGFYYDVDFGEHSVSEKDFKAIENKMLEIARGKHDFKMRSASKAEALELYKNNKFKTELIENLEDGTITFCDHSSFTDLCRGGHIPNTGIIKAVKVLSVAGAYWRGDENKPQLTRVYGISFPKQKELTEYLELLEEAKKRDHRKLGKELELFTFSQKVGQGLPLWLPKGAALRERLENFLKAAQKKAGYEMVVTPHIGQKELYVTSGHYAKYGEDSFQPIHTPKEDEEFLLKPMNCPHHCEIYKSSQWSYKDLPKRFAEFGTVYRYEQSGELHGLTRVRGFTQDDAHLFCTPDQLDKEFKDVIDLVLYVFGSLGFENFTAQVSVRDPENPDKYIGDVANWEKAEQAIINAANDKGLDYVIETGEAAFYGPKLDFMVKDALGRRWQLGTIQVDYNLPERFELTYKGSDNELHRPIMIHRAPFGSMERFVALLLEHTGGNFPLWLMPTQAIILSISEKYEKYSEKVLNLLENDEIRALVDHRNETIGKKIREAEMQKHPYMIIIGEQEEQEGKITVRQHGGADLGMISVEAFSEIIKEEIKKTLKSF
- a CDS encoding HAD family hydrolase — encoded protein: MDLSQIKLVVTDMDGTLLNSNHEVSTLFFDLFKELKKHNIKFVAASGRPYYSIIDKLNSIKDDIIVVAENGGIVMKQNELLLSTPIRKDGLFEVESLIDTNNDIHPIFCTKSKAYFNHSSSVNGYIKSLTEYYPNYSIIKSIKEINEDILKIALYHSVDSEKYIYPHFKHLEPNYKVKISGKHWVDLSDDLANKGHALSLLQKTLNISHDETLVFGDYNNDIEMLKLATHSYAMENAHNNVKEVANYTTKSNDNFGVEIILEKLLKAKN
- the rpmI gene encoding 50S ribosomal protein L35; its protein translation is MPKMKTKSSAKKRFKLTGTGKIKRKHAFKSHILTKKSKKRKLALTHDTLVHKADEDNIKTMLRLK
- the infC gene encoding translation initiation factor IF-3; translated protein: MNSKITAQKLRLVGDNVEIGIYTKGDALRIADEQGLDLVEISPNADPPVCKVMDYKKFLYEQKKRDKALKAKATKVTIKEIRFGPQTDDHDYEFKKKHAVKFLKEGAKLKAFVFFKGRSIIFKEQGQILLLRLAQDLEEYGKVEQMPRLEGKRMTMFIAPKK
- a CDS encoding secondary thiamine-phosphate synthase enzyme YjbQ codes for the protein MNFFQKEIKLKPYKRGFHLITESILEAIPEIKQINIGQLQVFIKHTSASLTINENADYTIRTDFESHFDKMVPENAPYYQHTYEGSDDMPAHIKASLLGASVQMPITNGNPNLGIWQGVYLCEHRDYGGSRSIVITAFGN
- the rplT gene encoding 50S ribosomal protein L20: MPRSVNSVAKRARRKKVLKQAKGYFGRRKNVWTVAKNAVDKAMQYSYRDRRNKKRTFRALWITRINAGAREHGLSYSQFMGKLKANDIELNRKVLADLAMNNPEAFKAVIDKVK